Proteins from a single region of Streptomyces griseiscabiei:
- a CDS encoding MFS transporter: MTANPPPATRPGGVIATLALAGIVAAIMQTLVTPLLTDLPTILDTSAANATWVITATLLTGAVFGPVGGRLGDLYGKRRMLLVCCAPLIIGSVVCALSSTVVPMIVGRGFQGIGMGVVPLGISLLRDVIAPEKLSGSIALVSASLGIGAGLGLPIAAAVAQYASWRVLFWGAAGLAVAVTTMIWFLVPETPAGAKGQRFDYLGALALGGGVVCLLLAVSKGADWGWGSATTLGLFAGAAVLLVSWGLWELRTREPLVDLRTTAHPRVLLTNVASVLVGFGMYAQSLITPQLLRLPEATGYGLGQSMLGMALWMAPAGLMMMALSPLGGKLTNARGPKFTLVTGSLVIGAGYGLSLALMGTTWGLLIVSLVVSSGVGLAYGAMPALIMSTVPLSETASANSFNTLMRALGTSTAAAVVGVVLAQMTTTLGGFSLPSEDGFRTGLMIGGGAALVAAAVAVFIPAARVAATDAGPEEREPSAAEAPASAA, from the coding sequence GAACGCCACCTGGGTGATCACCGCGACCCTGCTGACGGGCGCGGTCTTCGGCCCCGTCGGCGGACGGCTCGGCGACCTCTACGGCAAGCGCCGCATGCTGCTGGTCTGCTGCGCCCCGCTGATCATCGGCTCGGTGGTGTGCGCCCTGTCCTCGACCGTCGTACCGATGATCGTCGGCCGGGGCTTCCAGGGCATCGGCATGGGCGTCGTCCCACTCGGCATCAGCCTGCTGCGCGACGTCATCGCGCCGGAGAAGCTCAGCGGCTCCATCGCCCTGGTCAGCGCCTCCCTGGGCATCGGCGCCGGTCTCGGCCTGCCGATCGCCGCCGCCGTCGCCCAGTACGCCAGCTGGCGGGTGCTGTTCTGGGGAGCGGCCGGCCTGGCCGTCGCCGTCACCACCATGATCTGGTTCCTCGTCCCCGAGACCCCGGCCGGCGCCAAGGGCCAGCGCTTCGACTACCTCGGCGCCCTCGCCCTCGGCGGCGGTGTGGTGTGCCTGCTGCTCGCCGTGTCCAAGGGCGCGGACTGGGGCTGGGGCTCGGCGACGACACTCGGCCTCTTCGCCGGCGCCGCCGTCCTGCTGGTGTCCTGGGGCTTGTGGGAACTGCGCACCCGTGAGCCACTGGTCGACCTGCGCACCACCGCCCACCCGCGCGTGCTGCTGACCAACGTCGCCTCGGTCCTCGTCGGCTTCGGCATGTACGCGCAGTCGCTGATCACTCCGCAGCTGCTGAGGTTGCCTGAGGCCACCGGCTACGGTCTGGGGCAGTCGATGCTGGGCATGGCGCTGTGGATGGCCCCGGCCGGGCTGATGATGATGGCGCTCTCCCCGCTCGGCGGAAAGCTCACCAACGCCCGCGGCCCCAAGTTCACCCTGGTCACCGGCTCCCTGGTGATCGGCGCCGGATACGGTCTGTCGCTCGCGCTGATGGGCACCACCTGGGGCCTGCTGATCGTCTCCCTCGTCGTCAGCTCCGGCGTCGGCCTCGCCTACGGCGCCATGCCCGCGCTGATCATGAGCACCGTGCCGCTGTCCGAGACCGCCTCCGCCAACAGCTTCAACACGCTGATGCGCGCGCTCGGCACCTCCACCGCCGCCGCCGTGGTCGGTGTGGTGCTCGCCCAGATGACCACCACCCTCGGCGGCTTCAGCCTGCCCTCGGAGGACGGCTTCCGCACCGGTCTGATGATCGGCGGCGGCGCCGCCCTGGTCGCCGCCGCGGTCGCCGTGTTCATCCCCGCCGCACGGGTCGCCGCCACCGACGCCGGCCCCGAGGAGCGGGAGCCGAGCGCGGCGGAGGCACCGGCCTCCGCCGCGTAG